A genomic region of Vitreoscilla filiformis contains the following coding sequences:
- the hcp gene encoding hydroxylamine reductase, which yields MFCYQCEQTARTDTSSGCSSQRGMCGKDATTSDLQDLLIHAAKGIGQYAKRARALGAPDVEADRFLLYALFTTLTNVNFNATRFVSLLQQAAQVRDAAKARYLAAAQAAGQTPEVLGGAAGWQPAADQAGLLKQAAAVGINAGIELVGADVIGLRSLILYGLKGVAAYAHHAQVLGQERDEVFAGVESALDFLASDPTDVPALLQQALALGTLNLGVMEMLDAANTGTFGAQVPTQVKVTPVAGKAILVSGHDLGDLAALLEQTKDSGIHIYTHGEMLPAHAYPKLKAYRHLAGNYGGAWQDQQRDFANFPGPVLMTSNCIIEPQASYRQRIFTTGPVGWPGVRHLEHHQFGPLIQAAKALPGFKEDAQPAKTITVGFGRDAVLGVAGPVIDAIKAGAIRHFFLIGGCDGAVPGRNYYTEFAEKAPQDTVILTLGCNKYRFNQMEFGDIGGIPRLLDIGQCNDAFSAIKIASALADAFNCGVNDLPLSLIVSWFEQKAAAVLLTLLALGIKNIRLGPTLPAFLTPNLVNVLVAEFGLKPIGEAEADIADAMAPRRTVKIEAVPA from the coding sequence ATGTTCTGTTATCAGTGTGAACAAACCGCCCGCACCGACACTTCTTCCGGCTGCTCGTCGCAGCGCGGCATGTGCGGCAAAGACGCCACCACGTCCGATCTGCAAGACCTGCTGATCCACGCCGCCAAGGGCATCGGCCAGTACGCCAAGCGGGCGCGTGCCCTGGGTGCGCCGGACGTGGAAGCAGATCGTTTCCTGCTCTACGCGCTGTTCACCACGCTGACCAACGTCAACTTCAACGCCACCCGGTTTGTGAGCCTGCTGCAACAGGCCGCCCAGGTGCGTGACGCCGCCAAGGCGCGTTACCTCGCCGCCGCGCAAGCCGCTGGCCAAACCCCCGAGGTGCTGGGCGGTGCCGCTGGCTGGCAACCCGCCGCCGACCAAGCGGGTTTGCTGAAACAAGCCGCCGCCGTGGGCATCAACGCCGGCATCGAGCTGGTGGGCGCGGACGTCATTGGCCTGCGCTCGCTCATTCTTTACGGGCTGAAGGGGGTCGCGGCCTACGCACACCACGCCCAAGTGCTGGGCCAAGAGCGTGACGAGGTGTTCGCCGGCGTGGAAAGCGCGCTGGACTTCCTCGCCTCCGACCCCACCGACGTGCCCGCCCTGCTGCAACAAGCCTTGGCGCTGGGCACGCTCAACCTCGGCGTGATGGAAATGCTGGACGCCGCCAACACCGGCACCTTCGGCGCCCAAGTACCGACGCAGGTGAAAGTGACGCCGGTGGCCGGCAAGGCCATCTTGGTGTCGGGCCACGATCTGGGCGATCTGGCGGCGCTGCTGGAGCAGACGAAGGACAGCGGCATCCACATCTACACCCACGGTGAGATGCTGCCCGCGCACGCCTATCCGAAGCTCAAGGCTTACCGGCATCTGGCCGGCAACTACGGTGGCGCCTGGCAAGACCAGCAGCGCGATTTCGCCAACTTCCCCGGCCCGGTGCTGATGACCTCGAACTGCATCATCGAGCCGCAAGCCAGCTACCGCCAACGCATCTTCACCACCGGGCCGGTGGGCTGGCCGGGCGTGCGCCATCTGGAACACCACCAGTTCGGCCCGCTGATCCAGGCCGCCAAGGCGTTGCCGGGTTTCAAGGAAGACGCGCAGCCGGCTAAAACCATCACCGTTGGTTTCGGGCGGGATGCGGTGCTGGGCGTGGCCGGGCCGGTGATCGATGCGATCAAGGCCGGCGCCATCCGCCACTTCTTCCTGATCGGCGGCTGTGACGGCGCCGTGCCGGGCCGCAACTACTACACCGAGTTCGCCGAAAAAGCGCCGCAGGACACGGTGATCCTCACCCTGGGCTGCAACAAGTACCGTTTCAACCAGATGGAGTTTGGTGACATCGGCGGCATCCCGCGCCTGCTGGACATCGGCCAGTGCAACGACGCCTTCTCCGCCATCAAGATTGCCAGCGCGCTGGCCGATGCCTTCAACTGCGGGGTGAACGATTTGCCGCTGTCGCTCATCGTGTCCTGGTTCGAGCAGAAGGCGGCCGCCGTGCTGCTGACGCTGCTGGCGCTGGGCATCAAGAACATCCGCCTGGGCCCGACCTTGCCGGCTTTCCTCACCCCGAATCTGGTGAACGTGCTGGTGGCCGAGTTTGGTTTGAAGCCCATCGGTGAAGCCGAAGCCGACATCGCCGACGCGATGGCCCCGCGCCGCACGGTGAAGATCGAAGCCGTGCCGGCCTGA
- a CDS encoding Crp/Fnr family transcriptional regulator yields the protein MNPTLTSPDAPTSPDATQAQRILSHLPLFQSATPAQLATLASHVTQHRLDKGALLFQRGDAATGFFIVVYGQIKLFMLSPQGQEKVVEIIHPSQSLGEAVMFLGKPYPVSAEALQDALLLRLERSAVDALLDTDPGFARRMLAGLSLKLHSLLKDVDTYSQRSSTQRVIGYFLQQCEEVPDAEPVALDLPVAKQVIASRLNLTPESLSRSLAELSRAGLIEVQGRTIVIASLQRLREHTP from the coding sequence ATGAACCCCACCCTGACCTCCCCCGACGCCCCCACCTCGCCCGATGCCACGCAGGCCCAGCGCATCCTGAGCCATTTGCCGCTGTTCCAATCGGCCACGCCGGCGCAGTTGGCCACGCTGGCCAGCCACGTCACCCAACACCGGCTGGACAAAGGCGCGCTGCTGTTCCAACGCGGCGACGCGGCCACCGGCTTTTTCATCGTGGTGTATGGGCAGATTAAGCTGTTCATGCTGTCGCCGCAGGGCCAAGAGAAGGTGGTGGAGATCATCCACCCGAGCCAGAGTTTGGGCGAGGCGGTGATGTTCCTCGGCAAACCCTATCCGGTGAGCGCGGAGGCGCTGCAAGACGCTTTGTTGCTGCGCCTCGAACGCAGCGCCGTGGACGCCTTGCTCGACACCGACCCCGGTTTCGCCCGCCGCATGTTGGCCGGTTTGTCCCTCAAACTGCACTCGCTGCTGAAGGACGTGGACACCTACTCGCAGCGCTCCAGCACCCAGCGCGTCATCGGTTATTTCCTCCAACAGTGCGAGGAAGTGCCCGACGCCGAACCGGTGGCGCTGGATTTGCCCGTGGCCAAACAGGTGATCGCCTCCCGTTTGAATTTGACGCCGGAATCGCTCTCCCGCTCGCTGGCGGAATTAAGCCGGGCCGGGCTGATCGAAGTGCAAGGGCGCACCATCGTCATTGCTTCGTTGCAACGGCTGCGCGAACACACACCTTGA
- a CDS encoding CAP domain-containing protein, producing the protein MFRHHTIALTVMLMGTWAAIPSAWADAPQAVEPVRHLGKAPRLKTPLPPELDQARTDAPELSEAAGLSIDTSRREDVRNFYNAVYQASENIPSAWTGNIAACQAGVVSSTYRSAVLRRINYYRAMAGMPANVVLYSTVVPYNQAGALLMSANSSLSHFPPSSWSCYTANGANAAGNSNIALGMAGADAVDGYIVDDGSGNTAAGHRRWILYPPLYRVGTGDVTPSSSYSAANTLWVLGSTMLSTRPSTTREYIAWPPAGYMPKPLVPTRWSFGYPGADFSNATVSMSSNGTSVSVSKESLANGYGDNTLVWQANLSSTLGTNDTAYSVVVDNVVINGTARRFEYTTTVFDPAQYGSDTVLPNLTGPTTLKVAQAGSFTAQAVSKAGGYQWRALRAVNDFGNRINGAETGMGDLVAKPTPGYIVASSDTAASGSKSYHLAQENGTPQAIVFTKTFVPTSTSVLKFASRLGWATSFQTARVQVSIDDGNTWQDVYTQDGTGGSGESRFTTRSVSLSSYANRQIQIRFYYGSTWSFFPQTSSGMGWYVDDIQLTSTLRVASTTDPVKSTRTFSFTPSATGTYFLAARALAFGGYPLEWGTWKQVKVTN; encoded by the coding sequence ATGTTCCGCCATCACACCATCGCACTGACGGTCATGCTCATGGGCACCTGGGCCGCCATCCCCTCGGCCTGGGCCGACGCGCCGCAAGCAGTTGAGCCCGTTCGCCACTTGGGCAAAGCCCCCCGCCTGAAAACCCCCTTGCCCCCCGAGCTGGATCAAGCCCGCACCGACGCCCCCGAGCTGAGTGAAGCCGCCGGTCTCTCGATCGACACCAGCCGACGCGAGGACGTGCGCAATTTCTACAACGCCGTTTACCAAGCCTCCGAGAACATCCCCTCGGCTTGGACGGGCAACATCGCCGCATGTCAAGCCGGTGTCGTGTCCTCGACCTACCGTTCTGCGGTGCTGCGGCGGATCAACTACTACCGGGCCATGGCCGGGATGCCCGCCAACGTCGTGCTCTACTCGACGGTGGTGCCATATAACCAAGCCGGCGCCCTGCTGATGAGCGCCAACAGCTCATTGAGCCACTTCCCGCCTTCGTCGTGGTCGTGCTACACCGCCAATGGCGCCAACGCAGCCGGCAACTCGAACATCGCCCTGGGCATGGCCGGCGCCGATGCCGTGGACGGCTACATCGTTGACGATGGCTCGGGCAACACCGCCGCTGGCCACCGCCGCTGGATTTTGTACCCGCCGCTGTACCGCGTCGGCACCGGCGACGTGACCCCGAGCAGCTCCTACAGCGCCGCCAACACCCTCTGGGTGCTGGGCTCAACCATGCTCAGCACCCGCCCGAGCACCACCCGCGAGTACATCGCTTGGCCACCCGCCGGCTACATGCCCAAGCCGCTGGTGCCGACGCGCTGGTCGTTCGGCTATCCGGGGGCGGATTTCAGCAACGCCACCGTGAGCATGAGCAGCAACGGCACCAGCGTGAGTGTGAGCAAAGAGTCCCTGGCCAACGGTTATGGGGACAACACCCTCGTCTGGCAAGCCAACCTCAGTTCCACCCTGGGCACCAACGATACCGCCTACAGCGTGGTGGTGGACAACGTGGTGATCAACGGTACAGCCCGCCGCTTCGAGTACACCACCACGGTGTTCGATCCGGCCCAATACGGCAGCGACACTGTGTTGCCCAACCTCACCGGCCCCACAACGCTGAAGGTGGCTCAAGCGGGATCGTTCACGGCGCAAGCGGTGTCCAAAGCCGGGGGTTACCAGTGGCGAGCCCTGCGTGCCGTCAACGATTTTGGCAACCGCATCAACGGCGCTGAAACCGGCATGGGCGATCTGGTGGCCAAGCCCACCCCCGGCTACATCGTGGCCAGCAGCGACACGGCTGCCAGCGGCAGCAAGTCCTACCACCTGGCGCAGGAAAACGGCACGCCTCAGGCCATCGTCTTCACCAAAACCTTCGTGCCCACCAGCACTTCGGTGCTGAAATTCGCCAGCCGCTTGGGTTGGGCCACCAGCTTCCAAACAGCGCGGGTGCAAGTTTCGATCGACGACGGCAATACCTGGCAAGACGTCTACACCCAAGACGGCACCGGCGGCAGTGGTGAATCCCGTTTCACCACCCGCAGCGTGAGCCTGAGCAGTTACGCCAACCGCCAGATCCAAATCCGGTTCTATTACGGATCGACTTGGTCGTTCTTCCCGCAGACCAGCAGCGGGATGGGTTGGTATGTGGACGACATCCAGCTCACCAGCACCCTGCGCGTGGCCTCGACCACCGATCCGGTCAAGAGCACCCGCACCTTCTCGTTCACACCGAGCGCAACGGGCACCTACTTCTTGGCCGCACGCGCACTGGCCTTCGGTGGCTACCCGCTGGAATGGGGTACCTGGAAGCAGGTCAAGGTGACGAACTGA
- a CDS encoding Lrp/AsnC family transcriptional regulator, translating into MEDSLDALDWRLLELLQDDASLTNQALADAAHVSPATALRRVKRLRELGVIERFTVLLAPRLAGQGLHALCEVTLDRQGAEHLDAFEARAVAQDAVQQCWRVSPGPDFILVVWVADMPAFHALTHRLFTQDANVRNVKSFFSVKRGKFAPKVAPISSSP; encoded by the coding sequence GTGGAAGATTCTTTAGACGCGCTGGACTGGCGCCTGCTCGAACTGCTGCAAGACGACGCCAGCCTCACCAACCAAGCGCTGGCGGATGCGGCGCATGTGTCCCCCGCGACGGCGCTGCGGCGCGTCAAGCGGCTGCGTGAGCTGGGGGTGATTGAGCGTTTCACGGTGCTGCTGGCCCCGCGCCTGGCCGGGCAAGGGCTGCACGCATTGTGCGAAGTGACACTGGATCGGCAAGGCGCCGAACACCTCGATGCGTTCGAAGCCCGGGCGGTGGCGCAAGACGCGGTGCAGCAATGCTGGCGCGTCTCGCCCGGCCCGGACTTCATCTTGGTGGTGTGGGTGGCGGACATGCCAGCGTTTCACGCCCTCACCCACCGCCTGTTCACCCAAGACGCCAACGTGCGCAACGTCAAGAGTTTTTTCTCGGTGAAACGGGGCAAGTTTGCCCCGAAGGTGGCACCGATCAGTTCGTCACCTTGA
- the metW gene encoding methionine biosynthesis protein MetW: protein MTDHDNLHAIASLVPEGSRVLDLGCGTGELLAHLQRDRGCTGYGIELDDANVLACTRKGVNVIQLNLEEGLNLFADQSFDVVLQLETLQHLRNAERMLLETARVGRIGIVSFPNFAHWPNRLSVLRGRMPVTKALPYEWYDTPNIRVGTFADFEVLARKNGLDVLDRFGLQDGRIVRRWPNLLANVAVFKFERR from the coding sequence ATGACCGACCACGACAACCTGCACGCCATCGCCAGCCTGGTGCCCGAAGGCTCGCGTGTGCTCGACCTGGGCTGTGGCACCGGCGAGCTGCTGGCGCACTTGCAACGCGACCGGGGCTGCACCGGCTACGGCATCGAACTCGACGACGCCAACGTGTTGGCCTGTACGCGCAAGGGGGTGAACGTCATCCAGCTCAACTTGGAGGAGGGGCTGAACCTGTTCGCGGATCAGAGTTTCGACGTGGTGCTGCAACTCGAAACCCTGCAACACCTGCGCAACGCCGAACGCATGTTGCTGGAGACGGCCCGTGTGGGGCGCATTGGCATCGTCAGTTTTCCGAACTTCGCGCACTGGCCCAACCGGCTTTCGGTGCTGCGTGGCCGCATGCCCGTGACCAAAGCCCTGCCCTACGAGTGGTATGACACGCCCAACATCCGCGTCGGCACTTTCGCAGACTTTGAGGTGTTGGCACGCAAAAACGGCTTGGACGTGCTGGACCGCTTCGGTTTGCAAGATGGGCGCATTGTGCGGCGCTGGCCGAATCTGCTGGCCAATGTGGCGGTGTTCAAGTTTGAGCGCCGTTAG
- a CDS encoding 2Fe-2S iron-sulfur cluster-binding protein, protein MDCAALTETPPLRAQLRTQDGLTFDVPCHAQQTLLDAAEAAGLRLNAQCRQGSCGACHAQVLSGAYVLGEHSPSALPKGAGAVLLCRTTLQSDAQVALPYGSERVGRGALPQHTAEVAELARDGEHVMRLVLRLLPDEPDGAAVAEFEPGQFVELELPPAVAVAAGLAGQRRAYSLANTGNWEGRLELLVRLHPQGRFANWLVHTAQVGDRLTVHGPQGAFGLKENGLRPRWFVAGGTGLAPMLSMLRRMAEFGEPHPARLFFGVNTEAELFGEELLAELQGTLPQLAVQRCVWRAGADWPGFAGSVVDALRAALAERLAQAGSDAAQVAWPDVYLCGPAGMVEAVQAVAAEVGVPANQMEAERFTVASGN, encoded by the coding sequence ATGGACTGCGCCGCCCTGACCGAAACGCCCCCACTGCGCGCCCAACTGCGCACGCAAGACGGGTTGACGTTTGACGTGCCCTGCCACGCCCAGCAAACCCTGCTGGATGCCGCCGAAGCCGCCGGCCTGCGCCTGAACGCGCAGTGCCGCCAAGGCAGTTGCGGCGCTTGCCACGCGCAGGTGCTGTCGGGCGCTTATGTGTTGGGCGAGCACAGCCCGTCGGCCTTGCCCAAGGGAGCCGGTGCGGTGCTGCTGTGCCGCACCACGCTGCAAAGCGATGCGCAAGTGGCCTTGCCCTACGGCAGCGAGCGCGTGGGCCGGGGCGCGCTGCCGCAGCACACCGCCGAGGTGGCCGAGTTGGCGCGGGATGGCGAGCACGTCATGCGCCTGGTGCTGCGCCTGCTGCCGGACGAGCCGGACGGTGCCGCCGTGGCTGAGTTCGAGCCTGGCCAGTTCGTTGAGCTGGAACTGCCGCCCGCCGTGGCCGTGGCCGCTGGGCTGGCGGGCCAGCGCCGCGCCTACTCGCTGGCCAACACCGGCAACTGGGAGGGACGGCTGGAGCTGCTGGTGCGCCTACATCCACAAGGACGCTTTGCCAACTGGCTGGTACACACCGCGCAGGTCGGTGACCGGTTAACGGTGCATGGCCCGCAAGGCGCCTTCGGTCTGAAGGAAAACGGCTTGCGCCCGCGCTGGTTCGTTGCCGGCGGAACGGGGTTGGCGCCGATGCTGTCGATGCTGCGGCGCATGGCCGAGTTTGGCGAGCCACACCCGGCACGGTTGTTTTTCGGCGTGAACACCGAGGCCGAGCTGTTCGGCGAGGAACTGCTGGCCGAGCTGCAAGGCACGCTGCCGCAACTGGCGGTGCAGCGTTGCGTGTGGCGCGCTGGGGCCGATTGGCCCGGTTTTGCCGGCTCGGTGGTGGACGCGCTGCGCGCCGCCCTGGCCGAACGGCTCGCCCAAGCCGGCAGCGATGCGGCGCAAGTGGCTTGGCCGGATGTTTACCTGTGTGGCCCTGCCGGGATGGTGGAGGCGGTGCAAGCGGTGGCAGCGGAGGTGGGCGTGCCAGCCAACCAAATGGAGGCGGAACGGTTTACGGTGGCGTCGGGCAATTGA
- a CDS encoding sulfite exporter TauE/SafE family protein, translating into MWDVLIVALASGLAGFVDAIVGGGGLILLPALFAVYPNAPPASLMGTNKGGAVWGTAWAARQYAQRVDMPWHALLPAVAMALLGSFGGAWLLTLVSPEGLRKALPFVLAIIFVYTLLKKDLGQQHAPRYSGRTEGLAAGAIGLAVGFYDGFFGPGTGSFFVFLFVRGLGYDFLHASAAAKLLNTATNVAALALFSWKGHVWWQMALVLGAANVVGSLLGTRLALRHGSGFVRWVFMAVVGALILKSAHGAFFA; encoded by the coding sequence ATGTGGGATGTGTTGATCGTGGCCCTGGCCTCCGGGCTGGCAGGGTTTGTGGATGCCATCGTGGGCGGTGGCGGGTTGATCCTGCTGCCAGCGTTGTTCGCGGTGTACCCGAATGCCCCGCCGGCCTCGCTCATGGGCACCAACAAAGGGGGAGCGGTGTGGGGCACGGCATGGGCGGCGCGTCAGTACGCCCAGCGTGTGGACATGCCTTGGCACGCCCTGCTGCCCGCCGTAGCGATGGCGCTGCTGGGCAGTTTTGGCGGCGCTTGGCTGCTGACCTTGGTCAGCCCCGAGGGCTTGCGCAAAGCGCTGCCGTTCGTGCTCGCCATCATCTTCGTCTACACCCTGCTGAAAAAGGATCTGGGCCAGCAGCACGCGCCGCGTTACAGCGGTCGAACCGAAGGGCTGGCCGCTGGCGCCATCGGTTTGGCGGTCGGGTTTTATGACGGCTTTTTCGGCCCCGGCACCGGCAGTTTTTTCGTCTTTTTGTTCGTGCGCGGGCTGGGGTATGACTTTTTGCACGCCTCCGCCGCCGCCAAACTGCTCAACACCGCCACCAATGTGGCAGCACTGGCACTGTTCAGTTGGAAGGGCCACGTCTGGTGGCAGATGGCCCTGGTGCTGGGCGCCGCCAACGTGGTGGGCAGCCTGCTGGGGACGCGCTTGGCCCTGCGACATGGGTCGGGGTTTGTCCGCTGGGTGTTCATGGCGGTGGTGGGGGCGCTTATCCTGAAGTCTGCCCACGGTGCTTTCTTCGCATGA
- the glmS gene encoding glutamine--fructose-6-phosphate transaminase (isomerizing) encodes MCGIVGAVSQHNIVPILVQGLQRLEYRGYDSCGVAVHQAGELRRSRSTARVAELRQQIDTDGVVSGTGIAHTRWATHGAPAVHNAHPHFSSGRIALVHNGIIENHDELRAELQAKGYVFESQTDTEVIAHLIAHLYDGDLYDAVQRATLQLQGAYAIAVFSRDEPQRVVGAREGSPLILGVGLPEDGGANYLASDAMALAGVTDRIVYLEEGDVVDVQLGKFWISARQADGRFQPVQREVKIVHAHTGAAELGPYRHYMQKEIFEQPRAISDTLEGVEGITPELFGDSAYRIFKEIDRVLILACGTSYYSGSTAKYWLESIAKIPTSVEIASEYRYRDSVPDPRTLVVTISQSGETADTLAALKHARSLGMTHTLTICNVATSAMVRECELAYITRAGVEVGVASTKAFTTQLAGLFLLTLALAQVRGTVSAEAEAMHLKAMRHLPVALQAVLALEPQVVAWAEAFARKENALFLGRGLHYPIALEGALKLKEISYIHAEAYPAGELKHGPLALVTSDMPVVTVAPNDALLEKLKSNLQEVRARGGELFVFADADTRIENSEGVHVIRMPEHYGALSPILHVVPLQLLAYHTACARGTDVDKPRNLAKSVTVE; translated from the coding sequence ATGTGCGGCATCGTCGGTGCGGTCAGTCAACACAACATCGTTCCCATCTTGGTGCAAGGCTTGCAGCGGCTGGAATACCGAGGGTATGACTCCTGCGGCGTAGCCGTGCATCAAGCCGGCGAGCTGCGCCGCAGCCGTTCCACCGCCCGCGTGGCCGAGCTGCGCCAGCAGATCGACACCGATGGCGTGGTCAGCGGCACCGGCATCGCCCACACGCGCTGGGCCACGCACGGTGCGCCAGCGGTTCACAACGCTCACCCGCACTTTTCCAGCGGACGCATTGCGCTGGTTCACAACGGCATCATCGAAAACCACGACGAGCTGCGTGCCGAGCTGCAAGCCAAGGGGTATGTGTTCGAGAGCCAGACGGACACCGAAGTCATCGCCCACCTCATCGCCCATCTGTACGACGGTGATTTGTACGACGCAGTGCAGCGTGCCACCTTGCAGCTTCAGGGCGCGTACGCCATCGCCGTGTTCTCCCGCGACGAGCCGCAGCGCGTGGTGGGGGCGCGTGAGGGCTCGCCGCTCATCCTGGGCGTGGGCTTGCCGGAGGACGGCGGCGCCAACTATTTGGCCTCGGACGCGATGGCGCTGGCAGGGGTGACGGATCGCATCGTCTACCTCGAAGAAGGCGATGTGGTGGACGTGCAACTGGGCAAGTTCTGGATCAGCGCCCGGCAGGCCGATGGGCGGTTTCAGCCGGTGCAGCGCGAGGTCAAAATTGTGCATGCCCACACGGGCGCGGCTGAATTGGGGCCGTATCGCCACTACATGCAGAAGGAAATTTTTGAGCAGCCGCGTGCCATCTCGGACACGCTCGAAGGGGTGGAAGGGATCACGCCCGAGTTGTTTGGCGATAGCGCTTACCGCATCTTCAAAGAGATTGACCGGGTGCTGATCTTGGCGTGTGGCACGAGTTATTACTCGGGTTCGACGGCCAAATATTGGTTAGAAAGCATCGCCAAAATTCCGACGAGTGTGGAGATTGCCAGCGAGTACCGTTACCGCGACAGCGTGCCCGATCCGCGCACACTGGTGGTGACGATCAGCCAAAGCGGCGAAACGGCGGACACGCTGGCCGCCCTCAAACATGCCCGCAGTTTGGGCATGACGCACACGCTGACCATTTGCAACGTGGCCACCAGTGCGATGGTGCGCGAGTGTGAGTTGGCCTACATCACCCGCGCTGGGGTGGAAGTCGGGGTGGCGAGCACCAAGGCGTTCACGACGCAGTTGGCGGGGCTGTTTTTGTTGACGCTGGCGCTGGCGCAGGTGCGCGGCACGGTGTCTGCCGAAGCGGAAGCGATGCATCTGAAGGCCATGCGCCATTTGCCGGTGGCCTTGCAGGCGGTGTTGGCGCTGGAGCCGCAGGTGGTGGCGTGGGCGGAGGCGTTTGCACGCAAGGAAAACGCGCTGTTTTTGGGGCGTGGGTTGCACTATCCGATTGCGCTGGAAGGGGCGTTGAAGCTGAAGGAAATCAGCTACATCCACGCGGAAGCTTACCCGGCTGGGGAGTTGAAACACGGCCCGCTGGCGCTGGTGACGAGCGACATGCCGGTGGTGACGGTGGCGCCGAACGATGCGCTGCTGGAAAAGCTCAAGAGCAATTTGCAGGAAGTGCGGGCGCGGGGCGGTGAGCTGTTTGTGTTTGCGGATGCGGATACGCGCATCGAAAACAGCGAGGGCGTGCATGTGATCCGGATGCCGGAGCATTACGGGGCGCTCTCACCGATTTTGCATGTGGTGCCGTTGCAGTTGTTGGCGTATCACACGGCGTGTGCGCGGGGGACGGATGTGGATAAGCCTCGGAATTTGGCTAAGAGTGTGACGGTGGAGTGA
- a CDS encoding UvrD-helicase domain-containing protein — protein sequence MSYLTPEQQNVVDAPMVPLCVIACAGSGKTKTAVHRLVRMRRNLGASRGRVALLSFSNVAVDTFRKAYADLANGLPSSAGQSRVDIDTLDGFITTHIVRSHSHRSMKTERAPFLVTGDEAFLENANFKFPTSSFPRSIKALKLSVENGKAVFFHEFNEQKETVDASIARNLIARLGRTGAYTHDLGRYWAYRTLKEQPKLLAALARRYPHLVIDEAQDIGSVHQAILELLIGAGSCVTLIGDPNQGIYEFAGADGKFLTNYHQREGVQLHSLEKNFRSLPGLVDVANGLCNRRDKPERLAPDTLHGAFFTSYKHDQYSQLITRFQEAMSAAGANIKRSAVLCRAKKLAGTLRGDEASVGQGLVKAFAAAAVLRDRRKDFLGAFHRVAIAVVALLDKAPPGLVHQITQPSSDPIGRELRKVIWAFTRDPATGLPSSSLVADTQWHTQLLARVRALLNGLETRFNLKQGANLGNKLANKKLPNVPLASTKDLENSDATNLRIDTVHKAKGESLDAVLYITTKQHALALLNGVRTEDGRIGYVAATRARDLLWVAVPHSALKELKPTLVAKGFKEIVG from the coding sequence ATGAGCTACCTCACTCCCGAACAGCAAAATGTTGTTGATGCGCCAATGGTGCCGCTGTGCGTCATAGCTTGCGCTGGTAGCGGTAAGACCAAGACGGCAGTTCACCGTCTAGTGCGAATGCGCCGTAACCTCGGCGCGTCACGAGGCCGCGTGGCACTGCTGTCTTTCTCCAACGTTGCCGTCGACACTTTTCGAAAGGCCTATGCCGACTTGGCTAACGGCTTACCGTCCAGCGCCGGCCAATCCCGGGTCGACATCGACACGTTGGATGGGTTCATCACCACCCACATCGTCCGCTCACATAGCCACCGAAGCATGAAGACCGAGCGGGCTCCCTTCCTCGTGACCGGTGATGAAGCCTTCCTGGAGAACGCGAACTTCAAATTCCCGACATCTTCGTTTCCGCGGTCGATCAAAGCGCTGAAACTGTCAGTTGAGAATGGCAAAGCTGTTTTCTTCCACGAGTTCAACGAACAAAAGGAGACCGTTGACGCATCAATCGCACGCAACCTTATCGCAAGGTTGGGCCGAACAGGTGCTTACACCCATGACCTCGGGCGCTATTGGGCGTATCGAACCCTGAAGGAACAGCCCAAACTGCTCGCGGCACTGGCGCGACGCTACCCGCACCTCGTCATCGACGAGGCTCAGGATATAGGGTCAGTTCATCAGGCCATCTTGGAGCTTCTGATTGGCGCCGGTTCGTGTGTAACGCTGATCGGCGACCCCAATCAAGGCATCTATGAATTTGCGGGCGCAGATGGCAAGTTCCTCACCAACTACCACCAGCGCGAGGGAGTCCAGTTGCACTCCCTGGAGAAAAACTTCAGATCGCTCCCTGGCCTCGTGGATGTGGCCAATGGTCTATGCAACCGCCGTGACAAGCCTGAACGCCTAGCTCCCGACACACTTCATGGTGCCTTCTTCACAAGCTACAAGCACGATCAATATTCCCAGCTCATCACAAGATTCCAGGAGGCCATGTCGGCTGCTGGCGCGAACATTAAACGATCCGCCGTCTTGTGCCGCGCCAAGAAGCTGGCGGGAACACTGCGTGGTGACGAAGCATCGGTGGGTCAAGGTCTGGTCAAGGCATTCGCCGCTGCCGCTGTGCTGCGAGACCGACGCAAGGATTTTCTGGGCGCTTTCCACCGCGTAGCTATCGCGGTCGTTGCGCTGCTGGACAAGGCTCCCCCCGGATTGGTGCACCAGATCACGCAACCCTCAAGCGACCCGATCGGCCGGGAGCTGCGCAAGGTCATCTGGGCTTTCACCCGTGACCCGGCTACCGGCCTACCATCTTCGTCCCTGGTGGCTGACACGCAATGGCACACCCAGTTGCTGGCACGCGTCAGGGCCTTATTGAACGGCCTAGAAACTCGGTTCAACCTCAAACAGGGCGCCAACCTCGGCAATAAGCTGGCCAACAAGAAGCTGCCTAACGTGCCACTGGCCAGTACCAAAGACTTGGAAAATAGCGATGCCACGAACCTGCGTATTGACACTGTGCACAAGGCGAAGGGAGAAAGCCTAGATGCGGTTCTGTACATCACAACCAAGCAACATGCTCTCGCCCTGCTGAACGGAGTCAGGACAGAGGACGGCCGAATCGGCTACGTCGCAGCAACCCGCGCGCGAGACCTACTGTGGGTAGCTGTGCCACACAGTGCGCTAAAAGAACTCAAACCCACGCTGGTAGCTAAAGGTTTCAAGGAAATTGTTGGATAG